One segment of Solanum lycopersicum chromosome 1, SLM_r2.1 DNA contains the following:
- the LOC101264046 gene encoding phenylacetaldehyde reductase has protein sequence MSLETKTVVCVTGASGFIASWLVKLLLNRGYTVKASVRDPNDQEKIDHLTCLDGAKERLHLFKASLLEQGSFDAVVDGCEGVFHTASPCYFEAKDPQAELIDPAVKGTLNVLGSVAKTTTVRRVVLTSSIAAVSFNGKPRTREAVIDETWWSDPDYCRKKQLWYILSKTLAEDAAWKFAKEKGFDMVTINPAMVIGSLLQPTLNTTCDAILQLLKGSETYPNTTSGWVNVKDVALAHILAFENPSANGRYIMVESVAHYSELVQILRELYPTMKLPERCVVDKPFPPKYQVNIEKTRTLGVEFTPLALSIKETAESLKEKKFY, from the exons atgagttTGGAAACAAAAACAGTAGTGTGTGTAACAGGAGCTTCTGGTTTCATAGCTTCATGGCTAGTCAAATTATTGCTAAATCGTGGTTATACTGTGAAGGCTTCTGTTCGTGATCcaa ATGATCAAGAAAAGATAGATCACTTGACTTGTCTTGATGGAGCCAAGGAGAGACTTCACTTGTTCAAAGCAAGCCTGCTGGAACAAGGTTCCTTTGATGCTGTTGTTGATGGCTGTGAAGGTGTATTTCATACAGCATCTCCTTGTTACTTTGAAGCTAAAGATCCACAG GCGGAACTGATTGATCCTGCAGTGAAGGGGACACTTAATGTTCTTGGATCAGTTGCGAAGACAACGACTGTTAGGAGAGTGGTTTTGACATCATCTATTGCAGCAGTTTCTTTCAACGGCAAGCCAAGAACGCGTGAAGCGGTGATTGATGAGACATGGTGGTCAGATCCTGACTATTGCAGAAAAAAACAG CTCTGGTATATACTTTCGAAGACATTGGCTGAGGACGCTGCGTGGAAGTTTGCGAAAGAGAAAGGTTTCGATATGGTTACAATAAATCCAGCAATGGTTATAGGCAGTTTGTTACAACCAACACTGAATACAACTTGTGATGCCATCTTACAATTGCTAAAAG GTTCTGAAACATATCCAAATACTACATCTGGATGGGTTAATGTGAAAGATGTTGCCCTCGCGCATATTCTAGCATTCGAAAACCCTTCAGCTAATGGTAGATATATAATGGTTGAGTCAGTTGCACATTACTCTGAGTTAGTACAGATATTACGCGAGCTTTACCCTACAATGAAGCTCCCAGAAAG GTGTGTTGTTGATAAGCCATTTCCGCCAAAGTACCAGGTTAACATCGAAAAAACCAGAACATTGGGTGTTGAGTTCACTCCTTTGGCTTTAAGCATCAAAGAAACTGCTGAAAGTTTGAAAGAGAAGAAATTTTATTGA
- the PAR1 gene encoding phenylacetaldehyde reductase yields MSVTAKTVCVTGASGYIASWLVKFLLHSGYNVKASVRDPNDPKKTQHLLSLGGAKERLHLFKANLLEEGSFDAVVDGCEGVFHTASPFYYSVTDPQAELLDPAVKGTLNLLGSCAKAPSVKRVVLTSSIAAVAYSGQPRTPEVVVDESWWTSPDYCKEKQLWYVLSKTLAEDAAWKFVKEKGIDMVVVNPAMVIGPLLQPTLNTSSAAVLSLVNGAETYPNSSFGWVNVKDVANAHILAFENPSANGRYLMVERVAHYSDILKILRDLYPTMQLPEKCADDNPLMQNYQVSKEKAKSLGIEFTTLEESIKETVESLKEKKFFGGSSSM; encoded by the exons ATGAGTGTGACAGCGAAAACAGTGTGTGTAACAGGAGCTTCAGGTTACATAGCTTCATGGCTAGTCAAATTCTTGCTACATAGTGGTTACAATGTGAAGGCTTCTGTTCGTGATCCAA ATGATCCCAAGAAAACGCAGCACTTGCTTTCTCTTGGTGGGGCCAAGGAGAGGCTTCACTTGTTCAAAGCAAACCTATTAGAAGAAGGTTCATTTGATGCTGTAGTTGATGGATGTGAAGGTGTATTCCATACAGCGTCTCCTTTTTACTACTCTGTTACAGACCCACAG GCTGAATTACTTGATCCTGCTGTTAAGGGAACACTCAATCTTCTCGGGTCATGTGCCAAAGCACCATCAGTAAAACGAGTTGTTTTAACGTCTTCCATAGCTGCAGTTGCTTACAGTGGTCAGCCTCGGACACCTGAGGTTGTGGTTGATGAGAGCTGGTGGACCAGTCCAGACTACTGCAAAGAAAAACAG CTCTGGTATGTCCTCTCAAAGACATTGGCTGAGGATGCTGCGTGGAAGTTTGTGAAGGAGAAAGGCATTGATATGGTTGTAGTAAACCCTGCTATGGTTATTGGTCCTCTGTTACAGCCTACACTTAATACCAGTTCTGCTGCAGTCTTGAGCTTGGTAAATG GTGCTGAGACATACCCAAATTCCTCTTTTGGGTGGGTTAACGTGAAAGATGTTGCAAATGCACATATTCTTGCATTTGAGAACCCTTCAGCTAATGGGAGATACTTAATGGTTGAGAGGGTTGCACACTATTCTGATATATTGAAGATATTGCGTGACCTTTATCCTACTATGCAACTTCCAGAAAA GTGTGCTGATGACAACCCATTGATGCAAAATTATCAAGTATCAAAGGAGAAGGCAAAAAGCTTGGGTATTGAGTTTACTACCCTTGAAGAAAGCATCAAAGAAACTGTTGAAAGTTTGAAGGAAAAGAAGTTTTTTGGAGGTTCATCTTCTATGTAA
- the PAR2 gene encoding phenylacetaldehyde reductase (The RefSeq protein has 1 substitution compared to this genomic sequence) codes for MAMRTVCVTGASGYIASWLVKFLLQRGYTVKATVRDLNDQKKVDHLTSLDGAKERLHLFKADLLEEGSFDAVVEGCEGVFHTASPFYLGVKDPQVEMIDPALKGTLNVLGSVAKTPSVRRVVLTSSVAAVAFNGKPRTPEVVVDETWWSDPDFCRESQLWYVLSKTLAEDAAWKFVKEKAFDMVTINPAMVIGGLLQPTLNTSAAAILQLLNGSETYPNSTFGWVNVKDVALAHILAFENPSANGRYLMVESVAHYSEIVKILRELYPTLKLPEKCADDKPFTPTYQVNVERAKKLGIEFIPLAESVKETAESLKEKKFY; via the exons ATGGCGATGAAAACAGTATGTGTAACAGGAGCTTCAGGCTACATAGCTTCATGGCTAGTCAAATTTTTGCTTCAGCGTGGTTATACTGTTAAAGCTACTGTTCGCGATCTCA ATGATCAAAAAAAGGTAGATCACTTGACATCCCTGGATGGAGCTAAGGAGAGACTCCACTTGTTCAAAGCGGACCTACTGGAAGAAGGTTCCTTTGATGCTGTTGTTGAGGGGTGTGAAGGCGTGTTTCATACAGCATCTCCTTTTTACCTTGGAGTCAAGGATCCACAG GTGGAGATGATTGATCCTGCACTGAAGGGGACACTTAATGTTCTTGGATCAGTTGCAAAGACACCATCTGTTAGAAGAGTGGTCTTGACATCATCTGTTGCAGCAGTTGCTTTCAATGGCAAGCCAAGAACCCCTGAAGTGGTGGTTGATGAAACATGGTGGTCAGATCCTGACTTTTGCAGAGAATCACAG CTCTGGTATGTGCTTTCGAAGACATTAGCTGAGGATGCTGCGTGGAAGTTTGTGAAAGAGAAAGCTTTCGATATGGTTACAATAAACCCAGCAATGGTTATAGGCGGTTTGTTGCAACCAACGCTTAATACAAGTGCTGCTGCTATCTTACAACTGCTAAATG GTTCTGAAACATACCCAAATTCTACATTTGGTTGGGTTAACGTGAAAGATGTCGCCCTTGCACATATTCTGGCATTTGAAAACCCTTCAGCTAATGGTAGATATTTAATGGTGGAGTCAGTTGCACACTACTCTGAGATAGTTAAGATATTACGCGAGCTTTACCCTACACTGAAGCTTCCAGAAAA GTGTGCTGATGATAAGCCATTTACGCCAACGTACCAGGTTAACGTAGAAAGAGCCAAAAAATTGGGTATTGAATTCATTCCTTTGGCGGAAAGCGTCAAGGAAACAGCTGAAAGCTTGAAAGAGAAGAAGTTTTACTGA
- the LOC101263635 gene encoding NAD(H) kinase 1: MSMKQTPMSPNKHTSNGSASVLPLENAFSESLAMLNSEKAVEELIQQPILHGIDDHLIEFAEALRTVAKALRQAAEGKASAQAEASEWKRKYELERTRNLQLENKAMPSEKHLDENGRVVHLTNKPLLSDGAVEKSDRCCGEHGICSHQVLRDGEHDHDASVIRNKMTRKASFKLSWRCKGEKSDQKKHDIVSFEKGNITTAERSSKQISLKWESPPQTVLILTKPNSTAVRILCSELVRWLKEQKSLNIVVEPRVRTELLTESSYYQFVQTWENDKEIMSLHSKVDLVVTLGGDGTVLWAASMFKGPVPPVVPFSLGSLGFMTPFYSERYKEYLDSILRGPISITLRHRLQCHVIRDSAKSDLDSEEPILVLNEVTIDRGISSFLTNLECYCDNSFVTCVQGDGLILSTTSGSTAYSLAAGGSMVHPQVPGILFTPICPHSLSFRPLILPEYVTIRVQVPFNSRGHAWASFDGKDRKKLAPGDALVCSMATWPVPTACQADSTSDFLRSIHEGLHWNLRKTQSFDGPRET; encoded by the exons ATGTCAATGAAACAGACTCCTATGTCTCCAAACAAACACACCTCTAAT GGAAGTGCTAGTGTTTTGCCACTGGAAAACGCCTTTAGCGAATCACTTGCCATGTTGAATTCTGAGAAGGCTGTAGAAGAACTTATTCAACAGCCAATTCTTCACGGGATTGATGACCATCTGATTGAGTTTGCCGAGGCTTTGAGAA CTGTCGCAAAGGCACTAAGACAAGCTGCTGAAGGAAAGGCTTCTGCACAAGCTGAGGCTTCTGAATGGAAGCGTAAATATGAATTGGAGAGGACACGTAATTTGCAGTTAGAGAATAAAG CAATGCCATCGGAGAAGCATTTAGATGAGAATGGGCGAGTCGTACACTTGACAAACAAACCTTTACTATCAGATGGCGCTGTGGAGAAATCCGACAGGTGTTGTGGGGAGCATGGAATTTGCTCTCATCAGGTTCTTCGTGATGGAGAACATGATCATGATGCCAGTGTTATTCGAAACAAGATGACCAGAAAG GCATCATTCAAGTTGTCATGGCGTTGCAAAGGTGAAAAAAGTGATCAGAAAAAACACGACATCGTCTCTTTTGAAAAGGGAAACATAACAACTGCTGAACGCAGCAGTAAACAA ATTTCTTTGAAGTGGGAATCTCCCCCACAAACGGTGCTTATATTGACAAAGCCAAATTCAACTGCTGTTAGAATACTTTGTTCAGAATTGGTCAG ATGGCTAAAAGAGCAGAAAAGCTTGAACATTGTCGTTGAACCGCGGGTGCGCACTGAACTTCTAACAGAGTCGTCGTACTACCAGTTTGTACAAACTTGGGAAAATG ACAAGGAAATTATGTCTCTCCACTCAAAGGTTGATCTTGTTGTAACTCTCGGTGGGGATGGAACCGTCCTTTGG GCAGCTTCAATGTTCAAAGGTCCAGTTCCTCCGGTTGTTCCATTTTCTTTAGGTTCTCTTGGCTTCATGACCCCGTTTT ATAGTGAGCGTTACAAGGAATATCTCGATTCAATTCTTCGTGGTCCCATAAGCATTACACTGAGGCATCGTCTCCAGTGTCACGTGATTAGAGATTCAGCTAAAAGTGATCTGGATAGTGAAGAGCCCATACTTGTTCTCAACGAAGTCACAATTGACCGTGggatttcatcatttttaacAAATCTAGAATGCTATTgcgataattcttttgttactTGCGTACAAGGGGATGGCTTAATTTTATCGACAACATCTGGAAGCACAGCATATTCTCTTGCAGCTGGAGGATCAATGGTCCATCCTCAG GTTCCCGGCATCCTCTTTACACCTATCTGCCCACATTCTTTATCCTTTCGCCCTCTCATTTTGCCCGAGTATGTGACAATACGAGTACAAGTACCTTTCAACAGCAGAGGTCATGCATGGGCGTCATTTGATGGAAAAGACAGGAAAAAGTTAGCACCGGGAGACGCCCTTGTTTGTAGCATGGCAACTTGGCCTGTACCAACTGCATGTCAAGCTGATTCCACCAGTGACTTTTTACGGAGCATACACGAAGGTCTTCACTGGAATTTGAGGAAGACGCAATCTTTTGATGGCCCTCGTGAGACGTGA